The Carassius gibelio isolate Cgi1373 ecotype wild population from Czech Republic chromosome B14, carGib1.2-hapl.c, whole genome shotgun sequence genome has a segment encoding these proteins:
- the LOC127971381 gene encoding transcriptional activator protein Pur-alpha-like — MADRDSGSEHGGFATGPGPMHPGAASRLQHDTEELASKRVDIQNKRFYLDVKQNAKGRFLKIAEVGAGGNKSRLTLSMSVAVEFRDYLGDFIEHYAQLGPSNPDTVQDEPRRALKSEFLVRENRKYYMDLKENQRGRFLRIRQTVNRGPGLGASQGQTIALPAQGLIEFRDALAKLIDDFGVDEDPAELPEGTSLTVDNKRFFFDVGSNKYGVFMRVSEVKPTYRNSITVPCKVWSKFGTTFCKYADEMKKIQERSRERRAREMLPEGLHEDEGDED, encoded by the coding sequence ATGGCGGACAGAGACAGTGGAAGTGAGCACGGTGGATTCGCCACAGGCCCCGGACCGATGCACCCGGGCGCCGCGTCGCGTCTCCAGCACGACACGGAGGAGCTCGCCTCGAAGCGTGTTGACATCCAGAACAAACGCTTCTATCTGGATGTGAAGCAGAACGCCAAAGGCCGCTTTCTGAAGATAGCAGAGGTCGGGGCCGGGGGAAACAAGAGCCGCCTGACTCTCTCCATGTCCGTCGCCGTGGAGTTCCGCGACTATCTAGGAGACTTCATCGAGCACTACGCCCAGCTGGGCCCCAGCAACCCTGACACGGTGCAGGACGAGCCCCGGAGGGCGCTTAAGAGCGAGTTCCTGGTGCGGGAGAATCGGAAGTACTACATGGATCTGAAGGAGAACCAGAGGGGGCGGTTTCTCCGGATCCGGCAGACCGTCAACCGCGGGCCCGGCCTGGGAGCCTCGCAAGGCCAGACCATCGCGCTACCCGCACAGGGACTCATCGAGTTCCGCGACGCGCTGGCCAAACTCATCGACGACTTCGGCGTAGACGAGGACCCCGCGGAGCTGCCCGAGGGCACGTCGCTGACGGTGGACAACAAGCGCTTCTTCTTTGACGTAGGCTCCAACAAGTACGGCGTCTTCATGCGGGTCAGCGAGGTGAAACCCACCTACCGCAACTCCATCACGGTGCCCTGCAAAGTGTGGTCCAAATTCGGCACGACCTTCTGCAAGTACGCGGACGAGATGAAGAAGATCCAGGAGCGGAGCCGGGAGCGGAGGGCGCGCGAGATGCTACCGGAGGGCCTGCACGAGGACGAAGGGGACGAGGACTAA